In Desulfosudis oleivorans Hxd3, the DNA window AGGTTGGAAGGCCCTCCCTCCCAGTGCACCATGGCAAAGACCAGCGGTGAGAAAATCATGTAGATCACGGCCGGCCGCGCGAAAAACCGCGACACCCGGTGAATGAACCCCCGAAAGTACAACTCTTCCACGATACCCGCGCTCAGGCTGAAATAGAGGGAGACCACCACCTTCATAACGCCTTTGGTGGGCACAATGGTCTCATACTGAAAGTAGGGGGCCGATGGCAGCAGGGCTTCGAAAAACTTGTAGGTGTACTTGTACACCCACAGGTTGAGCGGGCAGAAGACCAGGCATATGACGGCCACCAGCAGCAAATTCTTTCTTCCGAAAATCCGCGCGTCCAGCCCCAGGTCGGAAAGGCTCAGCCCGTTTCGTCCGGCCACGGAAAACACCAGTACCGGAATCAGCACCCAGGAGACCAGCTCAAAGCTCCAGTAGGCAACAGCGCTTGCGTGAATCAGGGAGTTGACCCAGCCATTGATCAGAAACGGCACAATGCCCAGGCAGAGCAGCAGCAGGTAGAGGTGTTTTTGACGGTTCTGGTCCAATTCCGGCTCCGGAAATGAGTTGTCAGATTGCTCACACTATCTTTTATTCCATTGAAATGTCAACGGGAAAGACGAAACCTTATCTTGCGCTCAGCCGGTCCATGGCAGTCTCAATAAGCCTTTTGAGCAGGCCCTGGTAGTCGATGCCCGCGGCCCGGGCCGACATGGGAAAATAGGAGGTCATGGAGCCTTCCGGCGGAATCATGCCCGGCGGCGAGTTGACATCAATGACATAGGGAGTGCCCGCCATGTCGCACCGCAGGTCGATACGGCACCAGTCGCAAATGCCCAGGGCTTTCCACGCGGCCCGCACGGTCTGCTCCAGCCGCTCTTGTAAGCCCGGTGCCACAGGCGCCGGGCAGATCAGGTGGTGGGACTCGGCCTGCTCCTCAAATATCCACTTGACCTCAAGAGAATCAATGCGGGCATAGCCTTCGGGCAGGCGGGAAAAATCCGGTTCGATGATCGGGAATATCTCAGGAGGATTTCCCATCATGGGAATAGAAAACTCCCGGCCGTCTAAAAAAGGCTGAACCAGGGCCGGCTCGCCAAAGGTGGCCATCACCCGGCCCACCTGTCGGTAAAGAGCCGCCTCGTCCCGCACCACGCTGTCGGATGTGATGCCGGCCGACGAGCCCTGGGCCACGGGCTTGACGATCAGGGGAAAGGCCAGCCCGCTTTGCAGCGGTTCGTCGCCGGTTTCAAACACCTGGGAGCAAAGCACCGGCACGTTGCAGGCCGACAGCACCTGCTGCATGCGGGCCTTGTCCAGGATCAGGGCCTGGGTCAGGGGACCGGAGCCGGTGTAGGGAAGCCGAAGCATCTCCAGCATGGCCGGCACCTGGGCATACCGGGCCTGGCCGTAAATACCGATTGAGTAGTTAAAAACCAGGTCGATACTGTCACGGTTTTCATAGAGTTTGATATACGCATCCGGATCGGCTTCAATGGGAATGACGTCAAACCCGCATTCGCGCAGGTGAGCCGTCATGGCCGCAATGGTTTCCGGATCATCAAAATCGGCCTCGACCTGGGTTTCCGGTCGGTCAGGATCGGGGTACTGGTGACGGACATTGTAAAGGAAGGCTAATTTCATATCTATTTACCTGACTCCTTACTCTTATTCTTACTCTTACTCCCCACCATC includes these proteins:
- a CDS encoding D-alanine--D-alanine ligase family protein — its product is MKLAFLYNVRHQYPDPDRPETQVEADFDDPETIAAMTAHLRECGFDVIPIEADPDAYIKLYENRDSIDLVFNYSIGIYGQARYAQVPAMLEMLRLPYTGSGPLTQALILDKARMQQVLSACNVPVLCSQVFETGDEPLQSGLAFPLIVKPVAQGSSAGITSDSVVRDEAALYRQVGRVMATFGEPALVQPFLDGREFSIPMMGNPPEIFPIIEPDFSRLPEGYARIDSLEVKWIFEEQAESHHLICPAPVAPGLQERLEQTVRAAWKALGICDWCRIDLRCDMAGTPYVIDVNSPPGMIPPEGSMTSYFPMSARAAGIDYQGLLKRLIETAMDRLSAR
- a CDS encoding CPBP family intramembrane glutamic endopeptidase, which produces MDQNRQKHLYLLLLCLGIVPFLINGWVNSLIHASAVAYWSFELVSWVLIPVLVFSVAGRNGLSLSDLGLDARIFGRKNLLLVAVICLVFCPLNLWVYKYTYKFFEALLPSAPYFQYETIVPTKGVMKVVVSLYFSLSAGIVEELYFRGFIHRVSRFFARPAVIYMIFSPLVFAMVHWEGGPSNLLATYVFGLFNGAAFLVMRNLWPLVFGHIFTDYVWFN